Proteins from a genomic interval of Candidatus Babela massiliensis:
- the recR gene encoding recombination mediator RecR, with amino-acid sequence MIENNQVLLLFLKQLQKIPYLASKNLYLVAQYFLDLKDQDVEQFCNILKSLKQNTEKCTICFVWKEVNKDCSYCVSHKRNKDIICVVETWRDLIAIEKTGAYQGQYHVLGGAICPLDGISPQDLTINQLINRINHDCKEVILALNQTPEGEATASYIASKIKNDAIKVSCVARGLPVGSVLESMDRLTVSKALSERRPF; translated from the coding sequence ATGATAGAAAATAATCAGGTTCTGTTACTGTTCTTGAAGCAGTTACAAAAGATTCCTTATCTTGCTTCTAAAAATTTGTATTTAGTTGCACAATATTTTTTAGATCTTAAAGATCAAGATGTAGAACAGTTTTGTAATATTTTAAAAAGCTTAAAGCAAAATACCGAGAAATGTACAATTTGCTTTGTATGGAAAGAAGTAAATAAAGATTGTAGTTATTGTGTATCGCATAAGAGAAATAAAGATATTATTTGTGTAGTAGAAACTTGGCGAGATTTAATAGCTATAGAAAAAACAGGAGCTTACCAGGGACAGTATCACGTTCTTGGAGGTGCTATTTGTCCTTTAGATGGTATTAGCCCTCAAGATTTGACTATTAATCAGCTGATTAATAGAATTAATCATGATTGCAAAGAGGTAATTTTAGCTCTAAATCAAACTCCTGAAGGCGAAGCTACTGCTTCTTACATTGCTTCTAAAATAAAGAATGATGCTATAAAAGTTTCTTGTGTTGCAAGAGGATTGCCAGTAGGATCGGTTTTAGAGTCTATGGATCGGTTGACTGTATCTAAAGCACTTTCTGAAAGACGTCCTTTTTAA
- the rpsL gene encoding 30S ribosomal protein S12, giving the protein MPTINQLTKNERTKPKIKTKSAALRSNPQVRGVCTRVFTTTPKKPNSALRKVARVKLSTGIEVTAYIPGEGHNLQEHSVVLVRGGRVKDLPGVKYHIVRGALDCAGVENRKQSRSLYGTERPKK; this is encoded by the coding sequence ATGCCTACAATTAATCAACTTACTAAAAACGAACGTACAAAGCCAAAAATTAAAACTAAAAGTGCGGCTTTGAGATCTAATCCTCAAGTTAGAGGCGTTTGTACCCGTGTATTTACAACAACACCTAAAAAGCCTAACTCAGCTTTGCGTAAAGTTGCAAGAGTTAAGCTTTCAACAGGAATCGAAGTAACAGCTTATATTCCTGGAGAAGGCCATAATTTGCAAGAGCACTCTGTAGTTTTAGTCAGAGGTGGTAGAGTTAAAGATTTGCCGGGTGTTAAATATCATATAGTTCGCGGGGCTCTTGATTGTGCTGGAGTCGAAAATAGAAAACAAAGTCGTTCTCTTTACGGTACTGAGCGACCAAAGAAATAG
- a CDS encoding Na+/H+ antiporter NhaC family protein, whose translation MQSIWLNTWLVIIPAVIVLGTAIITRKVILSLIMGILSASLIAVNFSPIKAVGLITKRLLDQTHLKNLFLQNQSPTHLYTFGFLICLGIIISLITITGGVSAYSKLIEPKLKNKKNVETTSLILSSMLFLDDYLNSLIVGCVIRPLTDKFKIPRAKLAFLLDALSAPLCVLFPASSWTALILTELKTSGISSDITSSTLLISDVFKAYLNSILFMFYPIILIANVWLIVRRQLSFGPMKDQEEIAEKSGNLFNNKEPIEVKLESCKSTGSIWDFIIPIFSFLSFTIIFLLYLGNWSIYSPIKTFFNAILNTNPLLALFIASILSLTISILYLILNKKISSNELIQAIQGGFNLMKNSLIVLLLAWTLGSILEQDLQTGQYLANLLIQTIPALLLPAMIFISSIIISASTGSAWGTIAIMMPLSIPATVTFTNLPIPILIDQAPLIYPVIGALISGAIAGGHISPISDSTVMAATSAGSYHIDHLITQLAYVIPAIISSMLSLTITGIITKHYHIDKNLIALISLVSGIIFSSLIIILSSKIRYKKR comes from the coding sequence ATGCAAAGTATATGGTTAAATACATGGTTAGTAATAATACCAGCAGTTATAGTTCTTGGTACTGCAATTATTACAAGAAAAGTTATATTATCATTAATTATGGGCATTTTAAGTGCAAGTCTTATAGCCGTAAACTTTTCTCCAATTAAAGCCGTAGGTCTAATTACAAAGAGACTATTAGATCAAACTCATTTAAAAAATCTATTTCTACAAAATCAATCACCTACACATCTATATACTTTTGGATTTTTAATATGCTTAGGCATCATTATATCCTTAATAACTATAACAGGTGGTGTTTCTGCTTATAGTAAATTAATAGAGCCTAAATTAAAAAACAAAAAAAATGTTGAAACGACTTCTTTAATTTTATCATCCATGTTATTTCTGGATGACTACCTCAACAGTTTAATAGTAGGATGTGTAATAAGACCCTTAACTGATAAGTTTAAGATCCCCAGAGCTAAACTTGCTTTTCTTTTAGATGCGCTTAGCGCTCCTCTTTGTGTTTTATTTCCAGCTTCTAGTTGGACCGCTCTTATATTAACCGAACTAAAAACTTCAGGTATAAGTTCAGACATTACAAGCAGTACGCTACTAATATCAGATGTATTTAAAGCATATTTAAATTCCATATTATTTATGTTTTACCCAATAATATTAATAGCAAATGTGTGGTTAATCGTAAGACGGCAATTATCTTTTGGGCCTATGAAAGATCAAGAAGAAATAGCAGAAAAGTCTGGTAATTTATTTAATAACAAAGAACCTATAGAAGTCAAATTAGAAAGCTGCAAAAGTACAGGTAGTATATGGGATTTTATAATACCCATTTTCTCATTTTTATCTTTTACTATAATATTTCTTCTTTACTTAGGCAATTGGTCTATTTATTCACCAATAAAAACTTTCTTCAATGCTATACTCAATACAAATCCACTCTTAGCATTATTTATCGCCAGCATATTATCTTTAACTATAAGCATTTTGTATCTTATTCTCAATAAGAAAATTTCATCAAATGAACTAATTCAAGCTATTCAAGGTGGATTTAATCTCATGAAAAATTCACTAATAGTTCTATTATTAGCTTGGACTTTAGGTTCTATTTTAGAACAAGATTTACAAACTGGTCAATATCTAGCAAACTTACTAATTCAAACGATTCCAGCATTATTATTACCAGCAATGATATTTATTTCCTCTATAATTATATCTGCTAGTACAGGATCTGCTTGGGGAACTATTGCCATTATGATGCCTTTATCAATACCAGCAACAGTTACCTTTACTAATCTACCAATACCTATTTTAATAGATCAAGCTCCGTTAATATATCCTGTTATAGGCGCATTAATTTCAGGAGCTATTGCAGGAGGCCATATTTCACCCATATCAGATTCAACAGTAATGGCCGCAACTAGTGCAGGATCTTATCATATAGATCATCTTATTACGCAACTTGCTTATGTTATACCTGCAATAATATCATCTATGTTGTCTTTAACAATAACTGGTATCATTACCAAACATTATCATATAGATAAAAATTTAATAGCGTTAATAAGTTTAGTATCAGGCATAATATTTAGTAGTCTAATAATTATTTTATCTTCAAAAATTAGATATAAAAAAAGATAG
- the rplM gene encoding 50S ribosomal protein L13 codes for MNKTFFLRKEDSKPKWRLIDAKGKIVGRLATHIADALRGKDKSIFTHHADAGDYIVVINAQDLVFTGNKFKQKVYERYTGYIGNKKYTTAQELLAKNPREIMELAVKRMLPKNKLAAKLLKKLKVYAGAEHPHFAQINTSSR; via the coding sequence ATGAACAAAACGTTTTTTTTACGTAAAGAAGACTCTAAGCCAAAATGGCGTTTAATTGATGCTAAAGGTAAAATTGTTGGCCGTCTAGCAACTCATATAGCAGATGCTTTAAGAGGTAAAGATAAATCTATTTTTACTCATCATGCTGATGCTGGTGATTATATAGTAGTAATTAATGCTCAAGATTTAGTTTTTACTGGCAATAAATTTAAGCAAAAGGTTTATGAAAGATATACAGGATATATAGGTAACAAGAAATATACTACTGCTCAAGAATTGCTTGCTAAAAATCCTAGAGAAATAATGGAATTAGCAGTTAAAAGAATGCTTCCAAAAAATAAATTAGCTGCTAAATTATTAAAAAAATTGAAAGTATATGCAGGAGCTGAACATCCTCATTTTGCTCAAATTAATACGTCTTCAAGATAA
- the yidC gene encoding membrane protein insertase YidC, with product MMKLKDFLFPVALALTVTWGLQYFFTKPENQQETCNTLNRSFVAPASQQIAEPLDLDVDFYDSKEHNLDKETEEKITKVVTSYGELDFSSNGAVIKRLAYIRKLDSKEDIIETMVPESLKERGGFLVALNGLGSTPYYYNLIDSKKENNLNILTYEAKSDVATVIKQFVINDFVPQIDMILTIEPKNNSHLRARIFLPGPLVNDADSNDINKAVFYSEGNALEKRQLKDLERFGKESPSLFGLEDHYFVNALIKDSDNFTKRAYFKIEGTNKASSIYESAYINDKKTWKLSFYCGPKELKYFSQVDNKLNDLLEYGWFSFIAKPLLYLLNFIYSIFKSYGVAIIIITILSRLFLLPFTFKGESNRRKSIEMQKKLKYIEQAYKHDPETLARERLEILKKHGVGFLGILPMFVQIPLFIGLSKVLNNAIELYKTPFLWIPDLSSKDPYYVLPVLVGLGIALQTSQTNSNAQQRLVVLLMAVVVAALSSNFSAGLALYIAVSTLLGVLQTYLQRKFKI from the coding sequence ATGATGAAACTTAAAGATTTTTTATTTCCAGTTGCGCTAGCATTGACTGTAACATGGGGATTGCAATATTTCTTTACAAAGCCGGAAAATCAGCAGGAAACCTGTAATACTTTAAATAGAAGTTTTGTAGCGCCTGCATCACAACAAATTGCTGAACCGCTTGATTTAGATGTAGATTTTTATGATTCTAAAGAACATAATTTAGACAAAGAAACAGAAGAAAAAATAACCAAGGTTGTAACTTCTTATGGAGAGCTAGATTTTTCTAGTAATGGAGCAGTTATTAAGCGTTTAGCTTATATTCGTAAATTGGATTCAAAAGAAGACATTATAGAGACTATGGTTCCAGAATCTTTAAAAGAAAGAGGAGGATTTTTAGTTGCATTGAATGGTCTTGGAAGTACACCATATTATTATAATCTTATAGATAGTAAGAAAGAGAATAATTTAAATATTTTAACTTATGAAGCTAAGTCTGATGTAGCAACTGTTATAAAGCAGTTTGTGATAAATGATTTTGTTCCTCAAATAGATATGATATTAACTATAGAACCTAAGAATAATTCTCATTTAAGAGCAAGAATATTTCTACCGGGACCTTTAGTAAATGATGCAGATAGTAACGATATTAATAAAGCGGTATTTTACTCCGAAGGTAATGCTTTGGAAAAGCGTCAATTAAAAGATTTAGAGAGATTTGGAAAAGAGAGTCCTTCTTTATTTGGACTTGAAGATCATTATTTTGTAAATGCTTTAATTAAAGATAGTGATAACTTTACAAAACGTGCTTATTTTAAAATAGAAGGAACTAATAAAGCTTCATCGATATATGAAAGTGCTTATATTAATGATAAGAAGACATGGAAATTATCTTTTTACTGTGGGCCTAAAGAACTTAAGTATTTTTCTCAGGTAGATAATAAATTAAATGATCTCCTTGAATATGGATGGTTTTCTTTTATAGCAAAACCTTTATTATATTTGCTTAACTTTATTTATAGTATATTTAAGAGTTATGGAGTAGCTATTATAATCATAACTATATTAAGCAGATTATTTCTTTTACCATTTACTTTTAAAGGTGAATCTAATAGACGTAAAAGTATAGAAATGCAAAAGAAGTTAAAATATATTGAGCAAGCTTATAAACATGATCCCGAAACATTAGCTAGAGAAAGATTAGAGATATTAAAAAAACATGGTGTAGGATTTCTTGGAATTTTACCAATGTTTGTACAAATACCCTTATTTATTGGGTTGAGTAAAGTATTAAATAATGCTATTGAACTTTATAAGACCCCATTTCTATGGATTCCTGATTTATCATCTAAAGATCCTTATTATGTATTGCCTGTATTGGTAGGGTTAGGTATAGCGTTACAAACTTCTCAAACTAATTCCAATGCTCAACAAAGATTAGTTGTATTATTAATGGCTGTTGTAGTAGCCGCGCTAAGCTCTAACTTTTCAGCAGGATTAGCACTTTATATAGCTGTAAGTACTTTGCTTGGAGTTCTTCAAACTTATCTTCAAAGAAAGTTTAAAATATGA
- a CDS encoding M50 family metallopeptidase, producing MNLILSLFTNLGSNLLSILYNLPMIFLGIIGLCLLVVFHEFGHFIFCKIFNVYTPSFSIGFGPRLFEKKIGDTVFAISAIPLGGYVEIAGAQEVGQGDQTHAHDKNSRAFSQKPYWQKMLIIFGGVLFNFIFTYLALSLLFYLGSPCISSLCNKYPAIVSIIGKNSPAEKAGLKSNDKITAVNNVKIDNIKHLNKLLTPYIDKTVTLKVNRDGKEENLDIKIASHKVGNELRPEIGAYWLVKPMTLKNALIAGFKGTMDMISEMLKSLKNLSSNREQLGGPLLVITQLSQSIGLGWKVFIFMLAFISINLAVLNIIPLPIFDGGQALFYTIEAITGKPLSDRLRYNIHYFTWIAVILLVIYITYKDILKLGNRFFKTKTEQLPTNVESKK from the coding sequence ATGAATTTAATACTTTCTTTATTCACCAATTTAGGAAGCAATCTGCTATCAATTCTATATAATTTACCAATGATATTTTTAGGAATTATAGGCCTATGTCTATTAGTTGTATTTCATGAATTTGGTCATTTCATTTTTTGTAAAATATTTAACGTATATACTCCATCATTTTCTATAGGTTTTGGTCCAAGATTATTTGAGAAAAAGATAGGCGATACTGTTTTTGCAATATCAGCAATTCCTTTAGGAGGATACGTTGAAATAGCAGGAGCTCAAGAAGTAGGACAAGGAGATCAAACTCATGCTCATGATAAAAACTCAAGAGCATTTAGCCAAAAACCTTATTGGCAAAAGATGTTAATTATATTTGGTGGTGTATTATTTAATTTTATCTTTACATATCTTGCCTTAAGTTTACTATTTTACCTAGGATCTCCTTGCATAAGCTCATTATGCAATAAATATCCTGCAATAGTATCCATAATTGGTAAAAATTCTCCTGCTGAAAAAGCAGGCTTAAAGTCTAATGATAAGATTACTGCAGTTAATAACGTAAAAATCGATAATATAAAACATCTTAATAAACTTCTCACACCATATATAGATAAAACTGTTACATTAAAAGTTAATAGAGACGGCAAAGAAGAAAATTTAGATATTAAAATAGCTTCTCATAAGGTTGGCAATGAATTAAGACCGGAAATTGGGGCATATTGGCTTGTAAAACCAATGACTCTGAAAAATGCTCTAATTGCAGGATTTAAAGGCACTATGGACATGATAAGCGAAATGCTGAAATCTCTTAAAAATTTATCCAGCAATAGAGAACAATTAGGGGGCCCACTATTAGTAATAACTCAATTAAGCCAATCTATAGGACTTGGATGGAAGGTTTTTATTTTCATGTTGGCTTTTATAAGCATTAATCTGGCTGTTCTTAATATAATTCCTCTTCCAATATTTGATGGAGGACAAGCATTATTTTATACAATCGAAGCAATAACCGGCAAGCCACTTTCAGATAGATTAAGATATAATATTCACTACTTTACTTGGATAGCAGTTATATTATTAGTAATATATATTACCTATAAAGATATTTTAAAGCTTGGTAATCGTTTCTTTAAAACTAAAACTGAACAATTACCTACCAATGTAGAATCCAAAAAATAA
- the rpsG gene encoding 30S ribosomal protein S7 gives MPRRKSVNFIRDVGVDPRYGSETVQKLINVIMWRGKKNAARKIVYESLDVISKKVGGDKNKSLEFFLKALDQIIPTIEVRARRVGGGVYQIPMEVRSNRGRALAMRWLISAASSRSDKTMGIRLANELIEAHDGRGAAVKKRLDVYKMAESNRAFAHYAW, from the coding sequence ATGCCAAGACGTAAGTCAGTTAATTTTATCCGCGACGTTGGTGTTGATCCAAGATACGGATCAGAAACTGTCCAAAAATTAATTAATGTTATTATGTGGCGTGGTAAGAAAAACGCTGCTAGAAAAATAGTTTATGAATCATTAGATGTTATATCAAAAAAAGTTGGCGGTGATAAGAATAAATCACTTGAATTTTTCTTGAAAGCTCTAGATCAAATAATACCAACAATTGAAGTAAGAGCAAGAAGAGTTGGCGGTGGTGTATATCAAATTCCAATGGAAGTAAGATCTAATAGAGGTCGTGCTCTTGCAATGAGGTGGCTCATTTCTGCTGCTTCAAGTCGTTCTGATAAAACAATGGGAATTAGACTTGCAAATGAGCTTATTGAAGCACATGATGGCCGTGGTGCTGCTGTTAAAAAACGATTAGATGTTTATAAAATGGCAGAATCAAATAGAGCCTTTGCGCATTATGCATGGTAG
- a CDS encoding aminopeptidase P N-terminal domain-containing protein, protein MNEKSELSLYSSRRERLIKQVKSNYPNKKGLILLFSSFENERYKFRQNSNFYYYSGLEEPGIILSLDLLGSQVIYMPKYKETKAKWTESVLSDFNQKTLERFKIKDIKCLGQACKGYSVGPVCHKEQYDNFIEELKNYISQGYSIFTVYSKSTDQCLVIDQLSNIMPEFKENIIDISDIVAKMRRKKSLEEAEKIYDAVNCTIAAHDMAARIIGDDKYEYEVQAGIEFIFSQTGARPAFPSIVASGKNGLILHYNSNSSKINNNDLVVVDIGAEMNYYCADITRTYPASGMFTKRQKELYNIVLDTQKYIEDLAKPGYWICNKDEENKSLQHLAYKFLDKKGYGKYFTHGIGHFLGMDVHDVGNTLEPLQEGDVFTIEPGIYIPEENIGIRIEDNYWLSPDGLVCLSEQLPKEANQVEELMAQGLDDQDEEYDD, encoded by the coding sequence ATGAACGAAAAATCAGAATTATCTCTATATAGTAGTAGAAGAGAAAGATTAATTAAACAAGTAAAAAGCAACTATCCTAATAAAAAGGGCTTAATATTATTATTTTCTAGTTTTGAAAATGAGCGCTATAAGTTTAGGCAGAATAGTAATTTTTATTATTACTCTGGTTTAGAAGAACCTGGTATAATTTTATCGCTAGATCTTTTAGGATCTCAGGTGATTTATATGCCAAAATATAAAGAAACTAAAGCAAAGTGGACTGAATCAGTATTGTCTGATTTTAATCAAAAGACTTTAGAACGTTTTAAAATTAAAGATATTAAATGTTTGGGACAAGCATGCAAAGGCTATAGTGTTGGTCCTGTTTGTCATAAAGAACAATATGATAATTTTATTGAAGAATTGAAAAATTATATATCGCAAGGTTATTCAATTTTTACCGTTTATAGTAAATCTACAGATCAATGTCTGGTTATTGATCAACTGTCTAATATTATGCCTGAATTTAAAGAAAATATAATAGATATTTCTGATATAGTTGCTAAAATGAGGCGTAAAAAAAGTTTAGAAGAAGCAGAAAAGATATATGATGCTGTAAATTGCACTATAGCGGCTCATGATATGGCGGCTAGAATTATTGGTGATGATAAGTATGAGTATGAAGTTCAAGCTGGTATAGAATTTATTTTTAGCCAAACCGGTGCCAGACCAGCCTTTCCATCAATAGTGGCTAGTGGTAAGAATGGGTTGATTTTGCATTATAATTCAAATTCTAGCAAGATTAACAATAATGATTTAGTTGTGGTAGATATAGGCGCAGAAATGAATTACTATTGTGCTGATATTACGCGAACTTATCCTGCTTCAGGTATGTTTACTAAACGCCAGAAAGAGCTATATAATATTGTTTTAGATACTCAGAAATATATAGAAGATTTGGCAAAACCAGGTTATTGGATTTGTAATAAAGATGAAGAAAATAAATCTCTTCAACATCTAGCTTACAAATTTTTAGATAAAAAGGGTTATGGTAAATATTTTACTCACGGCATAGGACATTTTCTTGGTATGGATGTTCATGATGTTGGTAATACTTTAGAACCTTTACAAGAAGGAGATGTATTTACTATAGAACCTGGTATTTATATTCCTGAAGAAAATATAGGTATAAGAATAGAAGATAATTATTGGTTATCTCCTGATGGATTAGTGTGCTTAAGTGAGCAATTGCCTAAAGAAGCTAATCAAGTAGAGGAACTTATGGCTCAAGGTCTTGACGATCAAGATGAAGAGTACGATGATTAA
- the rplS gene encoding 50S ribosomal protein L19: protein MQDRNFDKFNIGDAIKVAQRIKEGDKERIQIFEGDVIAKHEKGIASTFTIRKIGANSVAVERIFPFYSPIIESISFVRRGKVRRAKLYYMRDRIGKAARVQEKVLTKEQKEQREQQKKNQANV, encoded by the coding sequence ATGCAAGACCGCAATTTTGATAAGTTTAATATAGGTGATGCGATTAAAGTTGCTCAACGTATCAAAGAAGGCGATAAAGAAAGAATACAGATATTTGAAGGCGATGTTATTGCAAAACATGAAAAAGGTATTGCTAGTACTTTTACAATAAGAAAAATAGGAGCTAATTCGGTAGCTGTTGAACGTATTTTCCCTTTTTATTCACCTATTATCGAATCTATTTCATTCGTTCGTAGAGGTAAAGTTCGCAGAGCTAAGCTTTACTATATGAGAGATCGTATTGGCAAAGCTGCAAGAGTTCAAGAAAAAGTTCTAACCAAAGAACAAAAAGAACAACGCGAACAGCAAAAAAAGAATCAAGCAAACGTATAA
- the fusA gene encoding elongation factor G, giving the protein MSNYLEKYRNIGIAAHIDAGKTTVTERILFYTGVSHKIGEVHEGEATMDWMEQERERGITITSAATTCTWKNHQINIIDTPGHVDFTIEVGRSLRVLDGVVAVFCGVGGVQPQSETVWRQASRYKVPRIIFVNKLDRIGADFFKVLDDVNLKLKGNAVAMQIPVGQSDEFKSIIDILKGQMALFSEEDRGLTVKWVDVPEEYKDQLQELKSKIVEKAAELDDSLAERFLNEEEISVDEIKAALRKGTIERKITLAFCGTAFKNKGVQLLLDAVTDYLPSPLDIAAVEGMVPGTDVVEQRSAKLDEPFSGLIFKLMTDPFVGSLNFIRVYSGRITSGSYVYNATKGSKERVSRLLKMHANKKEEISELRAGDIGAIVGIKDATTGDTLCDENHPIILEKIDVPPPVISTSIEPKNKSDYEKLTLSLRKMMQEDPSFHFSYDKETNQTVISGMGELHLEIIVDRLKREHKIDVAQGRLQVAFKETIQKPVEIEGKYIKQTGGRGQYGHVWLKLEPLSRGKGYEFENKIVGGSIPREFIPAVEKGLDEAKNTGVLGGYPTVDFKAVLFDGSYHDVDSSELAFKMAASMAFKSGMAQADPVLLEPIMKVEVETPEEYMGDVMGDLNSRRGRILGMDSKIGNSVITSEVPLAEMFGYATQLRSMSKGRATYSMEFECYREVSKSAQEQLLKK; this is encoded by the coding sequence ATGAGTAATTATTTAGAAAAATATCGTAATATAGGAATTGCAGCACATATTGATGCTGGAAAGACTACGGTAACTGAAAGAATACTTTTTTATACCGGTGTATCTCACAAAATTGGTGAAGTTCATGAAGGTGAAGCTACTATGGACTGGATGGAGCAAGAAAGAGAACGTGGTATAACCATTACATCTGCTGCTACAACTTGTACATGGAAAAATCATCAAATTAATATAATAGATACTCCAGGGCACGTTGATTTTACTATTGAAGTAGGTCGTTCATTGCGTGTACTTGACGGCGTAGTTGCGGTATTTTGCGGTGTTGGTGGTGTTCAGCCTCAATCTGAAACTGTTTGGAGACAAGCAAGTCGTTATAAAGTTCCTAGAATTATTTTTGTTAATAAATTAGATCGCATTGGAGCTGACTTCTTTAAAGTTTTAGATGATGTTAATTTAAAACTTAAAGGTAATGCTGTTGCAATGCAAATACCAGTAGGTCAATCTGATGAGTTTAAATCTATTATCGACATCCTTAAAGGGCAAATGGCTTTATTTAGTGAAGAAGATAGAGGTTTAACTGTTAAATGGGTTGATGTTCCTGAAGAATACAAAGATCAACTGCAAGAGCTAAAATCAAAAATAGTTGAAAAAGCAGCAGAGCTTGATGACAGTTTGGCTGAAAGATTTTTAAATGAAGAAGAGATCTCTGTAGATGAGATAAAGGCTGCTTTAAGAAAAGGTACTATAGAACGTAAGATAACTTTAGCGTTTTGTGGAACAGCTTTTAAAAATAAAGGTGTTCAGTTGCTTTTAGATGCTGTAACTGATTATCTGCCTTCTCCTTTAGATATTGCTGCTGTAGAGGGAATGGTTCCTGGAACTGATGTTGTTGAACAAAGATCTGCTAAACTTGATGAACCATTTTCTGGTTTAATTTTTAAGTTAATGACCGATCCTTTTGTAGGATCTTTAAACTTTATAAGAGTTTATTCAGGACGTATTACATCAGGTTCTTATGTTTATAACGCTACTAAAGGTTCTAAAGAACGTGTTAGTAGATTGCTTAAGATGCATGCTAATAAAAAAGAAGAAATCTCAGAACTTAGAGCAGGGGACATAGGAGCTATCGTAGGTATTAAGGATGCAACTACAGGGGATACACTTTGTGATGAAAATCATCCAATTATACTAGAAAAGATAGACGTTCCACCGCCGGTTATTTCTACATCCATTGAACCTAAGAATAAATCTGATTATGAGAAGTTAACCTTGTCTTTAAGAAAAATGATGCAGGAAGATCCTTCATTTCATTTTTCTTATGATAAAGAAACTAATCAAACAGTTATTAGCGGTATGGGTGAGTTACATTTAGAGATTATAGTAGATCGCTTAAAAAGAGAACATAAAATCGATGTTGCTCAAGGTAGACTTCAAGTTGCATTTAAAGAAACAATTCAAAAACCTGTTGAAATTGAAGGTAAATATATTAAGCAAACCGGTGGACGTGGTCAATATGGACACGTTTGGTTAAAGCTTGAACCGCTTTCAAGAGGAAAAGGTTATGAATTTGAAAATAAAATTGTAGGTGGATCTATACCAAGAGAGTTCATCCCTGCGGTTGAAAAAGGTCTTGATGAAGCTAAAAATACAGGTGTTCTAGGTGGCTATCCTACAGTAGATTTTAAAGCAGTATTATTTGATGGTTCTTATCATGATGTAGACTCTTCGGAACTCGCATTTAAGATGGCAGCAAGTATGGCTTTTAAATCAGGAATGGCACAGGCAGACCCTGTTCTTTTAGAACCTATAATGAAGGTTGAAGTTGAAACTCCTGAAGAATATATGGGAGACGTAATGGGTGATTTAAACTCTCGTAGAGGTAGAATTTTGGGTATGGATTCTAAGATTGGTAATAGTGTTATTACCTCAGAGGTTCCACTGGCTGAGATGTTTGGGTATGCAACTCAACTGCGTTCTATGAGTAAAGGTAGAGCTACTTATTCTATGGAATTTGAATGCTACCGTGAAGTTTCTAAATCTGCTCAGGAGCAACTGCTTAAGAAATAA